The following is a genomic window from Paenibacillus thiaminolyticus.
GGTTTCATTTCCTGATGCCGGACGGTCCCTTCCGCACCTGGCTAAGCGAGCGCGTGATGCGCCATATCGTCCAGTTCAACTGCCGCTGCTTCAGGAAAGCGATATACTGCGGCTCCCAGACGACCGGTCCGAACGCTTCCCACAAGGCGCGCTGCTGAGACAGCGGATACAGATCGCGAATGCGGCGGAATATCGCGGTCGCGGCCCGCTCGGACCAGAGACGCGGAGCCCGGTTCGTCTCCACATGGGAGAGCGGGATGAGACCGGATACGAGCCGGACGCAGTGATGGCGCTGCCCCTGCCACAGCAGCAGATCGCGCAGTTGGCCGAGCGGCTCCTCATGTTCCGGACGCGCCACGCTGAATCGGGTGCGGATATCCTCGACGATCATCGCCTTCCCGGCCGGGTGAATGCGGTAGACGGCATATCCGATGCAGCGATCCGGTTCACCATGCAGCAGAAGCAGCCGCAGATCCGGGTCCTCGGTCGACAGCAGGCGCCGAAGCGAAGCCAGGTAGCCCGGCGGCACCGCCTCATACTGATGCTGGACGACATGCGTCAGCTCCCGGAGGCGCTGCCCATCCAGCGGCAGCGGCAGCAGCTCATGCGGCGCATGGGGCAGGCTGATGCGTGTACCGGGAATCTCGAGGCGCGCGCTCTCCCCCATCTTGAAAAAATCATTGCCGAAATCATGCAGCATCGGCATCTCTTCGACGCCGGCCTGCAGGAAGACGATATCGAGGCCGTAGCGATCCGCCTGCTCGTACAGGTCGGCGAGCGATAGCTGCATCGCTTCCGGATGACGACGGGACGGCGGACATCCGTATAGAATCGCTCTCCGGTTCCGGATCAGGAACGGAAGCGGAAGCTTGCCAGTGCTGGCATTGAAGACCCGCTTGCCGGGCAAGCGGCGGTACAGCCAGCCGTTCGGCCCCTGGAGGAGCGCATCATCCTCCGGTATCCAAGCTCGCCCGAGCGGCTCCCGCTGATGGCGCTCGAAGGCGAAATACGCCATTGAATACAAAAGCAGCGCGGTCGCGATCCCCGTCAGCAGCGTCGTCGTAAATTCCGCATAGCTCAATGTCGAGCTCGCATACGCCGGCTCGAGATGGATCTCGCCGAGCAGATAGCCCATAAACGCATAGCTGAGCAGGAACAAGGTCATCAAGATGCTAGTGACAATGATCGTCGCCTTCGTGAGCGGGTAGCGGTAGCGGTTGAACTGTGAACGCAACAGCACGAGGACAAGGAGCATTCCGACCAGCCACAACGTATGCCGAATCGTCGTCCCGAGCAGGAACGTCATTATCGTGCATAGGCCGAGCGACAGCAATGTCACGATATAGGCGCGGATCGTCCGTTCGAACAGCCCCTTGAGCATGAGCATAATCAAGAGGCTCGCCCCCAGCACGATTCCGTTCACCAGCGGGTAGAAATCTCCGTGATCCCCGTAGATCAGCGGGAGCAAGAATGCGCTTCGCTCCCATTGCGGCACGGTGAGCGTGTAGAGCGTAAGAAAAAATGATGTCATGAACATCAGAATGACGACCGACCAGGCGGACAGCGAATTCCACAGCGAGCGCTGGATGAACCAGATGATGCTTCCGGTTTCTATGTAGGAGCCGATCGTCGGATGATCCTCGAATCGCTTGACCGCCACGCCGCCGAATTCGAAGGCGGCGAAGATCAGCCCCAAGGCAAAAGGAATGAAATAATAGACAATCCGGTACAACAGCAAGGCCGTAAAGACGGTGCTGTCGGCCACGCCAATCGCCTGGAGCCCGATGAGATAAGTAATATCGAAGGTCCCGAAGCCGCCGGGAACCATGCTGATCAGGCCGGCGATCGCGCTGACCGTGAACACGCCGATCACCTCGGGATACGTAACCTCGCTGCCCAGCATGTACAAGATCAGATAAGCGACCGAGCCCGCTGCCAGCCATTCAGCGAACGACACGATCGTATAGCCCAATGTAATCTTCGCATTGGCATGCCGCCGCCCCTTCCATTGTGAGAAGAGGATATACGCCGGGAAGAACAGCGCCACCCCGATCAAGGTGATCCAGAGCCATCCTTTGACGGCGAGCAGACTGAACGCGGGAAATACGCCGAACATTACGAGAATGCCGAGAATCGACAAGCCGCTAATCATCGACGGAGCCATCCAGGCGATCGCCAGCAGCAAGCGTCCTGCTTCTCCGACCGACTCACGATAGAGTATCGTCCGCACGCCGACCCCGGCAATGCCGCCGAAGCCGAAGATGCCGTTGAACGTATTGGCGATCCAGGAAACGCGGAACACTCTTCCCCAACGGAACGGTACCCGGATGGAGCGCAGCAGCAGCACATCATAGAAAAACATGCAGGAAACGGCCAAGCCGCCAGCAACAATTAATCCCGTAAAATAATCACCGGACAACAAACGGATCGCATGCAGCGATTTTTTGATCGAGAAATGCGCCAATTCCTTTTTACCCTGGAAAATAACAAAAACAATAACGGCGATCGGGAACACTATTTTAATGAAATGCATCAGTCTTTTATTCCGAAGCAAGGCTTGCGCGCGCAGCTTGATCGAATTCATCGTGTTCCTCCTCCCGGATAATAGTTTACATAATATACATTATGTTTATCATTAGATGCGAAGGCAGAATCCGGTGCGGAGCGTTCCATTTCTCTGTTCCTTATCCATTATTTCCATCATGCTCGATTTCAGTTCCCTTCATTCTTATATAAGGAAGCAATCGCTCGACCGCTTCTTGCTTCTGCTTGTCAGATACATGCGTGTAGACGGTCGTCGTCTGAATCGAGGCATGTCCGAGCATATCCTGCACGGTACGGATATCCGCGCCGCTTCGCAGCAGCAAGGTCGCGAACGAGTGGCGCAGCTTGTGGCAGGAATAGGATCGTCCGCGCCCCGGTGTTATGACGCCCTCTTCCGCAGCCAATCCTTCGAACGCCTGCTCGGCGATATATTGAATGTTGCGGATGGACAGGCGGCGTCCTTTTTGCGAGATGAACAGCGCTTCCTCGCCCGCTCGCCACGGCGACAACCGCTCTTCCATAGCGAGTTGAAGCTGCTCCGCAACCGCCGCCGGAAGCGGGACGGTCCGCCATTTGCGCCCCTTCCCGAGCACCTCCAGTGTGTGCCGCTCCGGATGATAATCGCCCACATTCAGCCGATGCACCTCCCCTACCCGCAGGCCGGCATAGGCCATCAGCATTAAAATAGCGAGATTCCGGTTATAATATTTGCCCCCTGCATGCGTCAGCACCGTCTGCAACTGCTCCGGCTCCAAATAGACGGGAGCCCGGTTCATTTCCGTCTTCGACTTCTTCACGCCGAGCGCAGGATTGACGCTTGTCCATTCCAGTTCGTTCAGCGCCCGGTAGAAGCTGGTCAGCGCGCAATGCTTGCGGTTCCGGGTCGCATCGCTGACGCCGGAAGCCTTAACCTGCGCGAAGAAGGCCAGCACCTGCATCTTCGTCACTTCCTCGACGGGCTTGCCGTTCAGCGTACGCAGGAACTGCCTCACATCGCCTATGTAATTGCGCTGTGTGTATTCGGTATACCCCGCATTGGCCATCCATAAGCGGAATCCTTCGAGCGGCTCTTCATACAGCGCGGTTAACTCATGACGGGTCAGATTCATTGCCAATCTATACTCCTTTATCGTCATTCCGCAGCGCCAAAATAACTGCGTATAATGAATATTATACGCAGTTTCTGTTCAGAAGCGCAAACTTCGACAAGCAAAGACAAAGGATCACGAACTTTCGGGGTCGATTATTCCTTTTTTTATAAAGATCCTATATTTCTTGCCGTGACGTAATAAATGAACAATTATAGATGCTGATGCGTATGCGATTGTTATCTTTTTCTAATTATTGTGACACACTACTATATAACGCCGGTTACTAACAAGGAGGTCACTATGAAAAAAATTGCGTTCGTATGTATGTTGGGTAGCGCGCTTATCATAAGCGCCTGCAGCTTCCAAGCGGCAGCCGCCGACGACAATTCGCCCGCTGCAGACGTAAAAATCATTAACACCAAAGGCGAGCAAATCGGAATGGCTAAGCTTATGCAAATCGGGGATAAGGTGCAGGTTACCATCAAGGCGCACAAGCTGCCGCCGGGTCTCCATGGCTTTCACTTCCATTCCGCGGGCCGATGCGATCCGCCGGATTTCAAGACAGCCGAGGCTCATTTCAATCCGCATGATAAGCAGCACGGCTTCGACAATCCGAAGGGCTTCCATGCCGGCGATCTGCCGAACCTCGACGTGGACGCGGACGGCAAGGTTGAAGTGACCATGTCAACCACGGCCGTTACGCTGGAGAAGGGCAAGCCCAATTCGCTTATACGTCCTGGTGGCACAGCCTTAATCATCCATACGCAACCGGATGACTATGTTACCGACCCGACCGGCAACTCGGGCGACCGCATCGCCTGCGGAGCCATTAATTAGCGAGTCCGATACCCGTCACACCGCGAAGGCGCATCCTCGACGATGCGCCTTCCGTGCTGCTTGCCTCTCTGCTCTAGTAGCGGCGAGTCTGTCCTATCCTTTTCCACAGTTCCTCCTTCCTTTCAGAAATAACACTTCAGCGAGCGCAAGCGGGACATTGCCGGATCCATGTCTTCAGGCTGCGTTTTCTTGGGCTGCCGTCCGGCGCAGCTTGCATCTTTAGAAATCATTCAGAATTTCTTCAGAGGGATCTTACTTCTGTCGGATACGATAAGAGCATCAGGAAGTGAGGCAGAGTACGGCCGGACTCGCCTCCCCTTCCTTCATTAGGGAAAGCTTGGATGATCCCCGCTTATTCGGGGAAGATTAGGATATATCATACAAGTTAGGAAGGGATTGTTATGAGACAGAAGATAACTTGGACCCAATACAGGCCCTTGCTCTGGATGCTGGCCATCCCCGTTTTGAATATTTTCTACGGAATTCAGAACCGGCCCGGTCCGCAAACCTATTCTCTATCTACCAGTTGGGATGAACACATTCCTTTTGTCCCGGAATTCATCGTTCCTTACATCGTTTGGTATCCCTTTATCGTGCTAACGATGATTTTTCTGTTCCGCAGACGGCCCTCTGTCTATTATCGAACACTGCTGGCGCTATGTCTTGGACTTGTCATTTGCTATATGATCTACTTTTTCTTTCAGACTACGGTTGCGCGTCCAGACATTGAAGGCTCGGGATTGTTCGATACGTTAGTGAGGATCATTTATTGGACGGATATGCCGTACAACTGTTTTCCCAGCATTCACGTTTTGACGAGCTGTCTCATGCACAGAAGCTCATTTGTGTTCCGGGCGAGGACGCGCCATTTCATCCGCTTCACCGCCGCGGCCATAATATTGTCAACGCTTTTTGTGAAGCAGCATGTGATAGCTGATCTGCTCGCCGGCTGGCTCGTCGCCGTCTTCACGTACTGGATCGCCGGAGGCATCCTCGCCTCATGGGCGAACCGCAAATTACTCAATAAAAGGAGACAAGAGCAAGCATGATACACGAAAAACAGTTATTTTTGCAAAAATTCATTCATCAGCCAAAACAAATCGGCAGCATTATTCCAAGCTCAGTGCTGCTCGCCCGCAGCATGACCGCTGCAATTCCATGGGAGCAGGTGCGGTATGCAGCGGAGCTGGGAGCCGGCACAGGGGCCATTACGGCTCGTATCCAGCAGGTTGCGGCTCCTTCCGCGAAGGTGTTTTTATTCGAGCAGGATCAGATTATGCGTGATCTTCTGACCAGCAGCTATCCCGATTTTTTATGCTATCCGAGCGCGGAAGAGATACTGACGGTTATCCGCACGCATGGTGTCTCTCATCTGGACTGCATTTTGAGCGGCCTGCCCTTTTTCAATTTCCCGCAGACGGTGCGCGATCAGATCCTCAGCCAGATCGAGGCCTCGCTAGCGCCTGGAGGATGGTTCGTCGCCTTTCAATATTCGCTTCAGATGAAAAAGCAGTTGGCTGCCCGCTTCGACATCGAAGATATTAAGTTCGTTCTGCTTAACCTGCCCCCTGCCTTCGTATATGTGTGCCGAACAAAGGGCAATCTCCATGAATGCTGATCTCCTGCTGCATTGGATCGGGCAATTCGGCTATGCCGCCTTATTCCTCGCGCTCTGGCTCGGTATTGTGGGAATGCCTGTTCCCGACGAAGTGATCGTCATGACGGGCGGAGCCGTCTCGGGCATGAATATTTTGCACCCGCTGCCCGCCTTCGTCTTGACCTATCTCGGCGTCGTGTCCGGCTTGTCGGTTGGATTCATGATCGGAAGAGGAATCGGCGTCCCGATTCTCGAACGGCTGCGGCGCAGAAGCCGAGTGGAGCGTTGTCTTGAGGTTGCCGAAGGCTTGATTCGCAAATACGGAAGCCTTGCGATCTGCCTCAGTTATTTCCTTCCGGTCGTCCGGCATGTCATCCCGTATCTGGTCGGCGTGAACAGGATGACATTCAAGCGTTACGCCCTGTATGCCTATTCGGCCGGCTTCATATGGACGCTGCTGTTCTTCAGCATGGGGTGGGCATTGGGGAGCCGGGTGGAAGCCGTCGGTGAGCTCTTGTACCGATACGGCCTCTATGCTGCGGCCTTGATCATCGTGGCAGGAGGTGTATATTGGGTTGTGAAAAATGCCTGGACCAAGAGGTTAAATGATCCAGGCGGTTGAATAGCTAATAGGGGGGATACGCGGGTCGCGGGAGAGGCGGCTCCGGCGGCAATAGCGGCTTGTCCGTTCGTTCGCCCCATGATGCCGGACGACGGCCACACTTGCGCGAACAATCCACAGGCGGATCTGTTCCCGCAAGTGAGCCAGATCGAGCGGTTCCGCGTTCGCTTCATAACCTCGCCGAAATCGATGATATAGACCCGTCCCTTCCGCGTAAGCAGGTTCCATGCCCCCACAGCCGAGCCGGGAATCCACTCTCATATGTAATGAACACCTCCTGATAAAGAATGCAGCCGTATCGAGTCCAAATATCTGGTCAGGCATCCTGTTCGATCTCGGATTGGCCGGTTCACTACGATCGGGAGCTCTTTTATCGGAAATAACCTCCAATGGACAACAACCGCTCCTAACCGTATGATAGAAACAAACGTTCCCTTTTAAAGGAGTGCTGTCATGGGAAAGCTGGGGACTAGCTTCGTACATCTTCACGTTCATACGGAATATAGCCTGATGGAAGCGACCTGCCGCCTGGAAGATCTGCTGCAGCGGGCGGCGGCGTGGAATATGGATGCACTGGCCATCACCGATAAAGGCGGAATCAACGGGATGATTCCCTTTTGCCAGCTTGCGGAGGAATACGGCATTCATCCGATTATCGGCTGTGAAATGCAGGTCGGCGAGTCGGGAGACTCGCTCGTCTTATTGGCCGCTACCAACCGCGGCTACGAGCACATCGTCGCGCAATTGAACGGCGCTTCATTCCATCCCCCAGCCTGCCATGGCGATATTATTGCGCTGAGCGGCGGCTCAACCGGCAGCATCCATCGCCTGCTCGCAAGCGGACGGGCGGATGATGCTGCCAAGCAAGCCCTTCAATATATACAGTGGTTCGGCAGCGGGAACTTCTTCTTGGAGGCACAGCATCACGGTCTGGCAGACGATGATGCGGCGCTTGCGCGGACCGTTCATCTGGCCCAGGCAATGAAGATTCCGTTAGCGGCTACCCATGACGTGCATTACCTCGATCCCGAAGACGCCCCTTTGCTTCACCTGATCCGGCAGCGAAAAACAGAGCCGAATCCGGCTGCTCCCGATGCCACAGGACCGTATTATCTCCCTTCCCCTCATGAAATGAAGGCGAAATTCAGCCATCTGCCGGACGCTGTGGCCAATACGGTCCGAATCGCGGAGCGGTGCCGTTTCCAGCCGGAGCGCGGAAATAACAGGCTGCCAGCCTTCCCCGTGTCCCAGATATGGAGCGCAGATCGCCCTTCATGCTCACACCCCGATCCTGAGGGGACTTACTCTGCCAATCCGCCGCGAAGCGCGGACGAAGCGCTGCGCCAGTTATGCCTGGATGGGTTGCGGCACCGGTTCGGTTCGTCTGGTCAGACGCTTGATCGTCCGGGTGGTACTCATACTCTTGAGCTTGAGCTTAAGCGAATGGACCAAGAGTTGGAAACCATTACGGCGCGAGGGCTCGCCAACTATTTCCTGATTGTGTGGGATATCGTGCGGTATGCGCGGAGCCGGAATATTCCCGTAGGCCCGGGAAGAGGCTCGGCCGCCGGAAGTCTGGTGGCATATCTGCTCGGCATCACCGAGGTGAATCCGATCCTGCACGGCCTGTCCTTTGAACGTTTTTTGAGTCCGGATCGGGCCGACCTGCCGGATATCGATATCGACGTCTGTCAGAGAAGGCGCCACGAGCTGCTGCAATACGTGAAGGACAAATACGGAGAAGAGCGGATTGCTCATCTTGGCGTATTGAACACGTTCGGCGCGCGCGGAGCAGTGCGCCAAGCCGGGACCTATTTGGGCTTGCCCAAAAAACAAGTCGATGTGCTTGCCAAGCTGCTCCCCTCTTTTAGCGGAAGAGGCGGTATCCGCCACAGTCTGGACACCCTGCCGGAGCTGGCCAAGCTGCCAATCGGCAAAGAGCCGTTCAAATCGCTGTTCCAGCTTGCCGAGCGGCTGGAAGGGCTGCCTCACCAGCACGCAGCTCACCCTTCAGGAATCATACTCGGGGATGAACAATTAGCCAGGACCGTTCCTCTGCAGCGGCGGCCGAATGGAGAACCGATGACTCCTTTTACGAAGGAAGATATTAAAGCGATGGGTTTATTGAAAATCGATCTCCTCGGTTTGCGCAACCTAACGATTATTCATGATACACTCGCTTCGATACGCGAACGTACGGGCAAGCTGATCGATTTGAGCGTTACCCCTCTTGACGATCCGGATACGTTCCATGCCGTCGGCAGCGGCAATACCTTGGGCTGCTTTCAGCTTGAAAGTATGGGAATCCGCCGTTTACTGCGCCGAATGCAGCCGTGCAGCATCGGTCATTTAGCCGATCTGCTCGCTTTGTACCGTCCTGGCGCATGGAATGAAGGAATCGTGGACACGTATTTGCGCCGGCATCGGGGCGAAGAGGATTACAAGCTGCTGCTTCCTGTATTGGAGCCCATTCTTGCGCCGACATATGGCTTGATCTTGTACCAGGAGCAAGTAATGGCCATTGCTCAAGCGGTAACAGGCTGCTCCATGGGGGAAGCCGACTCGCTCCGGCGCGCCCTATCCGCGAAATCAGTCGAAGCGCTGTCCCGTCATCAGGAGCGGTTCCTTCAGGGAGCGGCGGCACAAGGCGTGGCGGACAAGCAAGCACTGGCCGTCTTCGACTTTTTGGTGCGTTTTTCCGGGTACAGCTTCAATAAAGCCCATAGCGTGTCCTATGCTTATCTGGCCTATTGGACCGTTTATTTAAAAACGCATTTTCCGAAAGATTATATGGCCTCTTTATTAAGCATGGAGGGCGGGTATTATGATAAAAAAGTATATTTGCGGGAGATCTCCAAAATGGGCCTCTCCCTGCTGGGACCCGATATGAACCGGAGCGGGCTCGGGTTCCATGCGGAAGAGGAAGGGATACGCTGCGGGCTGGATGCCGTTCACGGCTCGGGGCCCGAATCGGTGATTGCGCTGCTGCGCTGCCGTCTCCGCAGCGGGGAATTTCGCACGTTTCCCGAATGGCTTGAGCGGATGCAAGCGAGCCGGATCAAGAGACCGGTGCTCGAAGCCTGGATTGCCGCGGGGGCCTGCGATTGTTTTGGCCTCCACCGCAAGGAGATGATCGCCTATGTGCACGAATTGACGCAGGCAGCAAGCATCGGTGCTTCGGCTGCAGCAATTCCCGATTTTACCGAGACGGAAAAAAGAAAGATGGAAAAGGCATTGCTTGGTTTTTCCTTGCAGCCATCCTCATCGAGGAAATGGAATGATTTTGTGCAGCGCTTCAACATCGTTCCGATTCGGGCGCTATCCGAATGCAGCGATAACGCGCGTGTCCGCATCTGCGGAACCGTCATTCACAGCCGGCGGTATCCGACCCATTCGGGAGAATACGTGCTCACGCTCGTCCTGCAGGATGATACGGATATGATCGAGGTCGTACTGTATCCCGCAACGTACAAGTCTTTCTTATACGAATTGAATCCGAAGGGCATATTACTGGAAGGCGATGTCCGGAAGCAGAACGGGCAGGCGCGCGTCGTAGCAGACAAAATCAAGGCGCTTGGAGGATAACAATGCTACTCATCGGAACGGCTGGCTACAGTTATGAGGATTGGAACGGGGTCTATTACCCGGAAGGCTTGGACAAAAAGGAACGGCTTTCTTTTTACGCCCAGGAATTTCCGTTTACCGAGGTGAACTCATCATTTTATGCAATGCCCAACCGGTTCATGCTCTATCATATGCGGGAGAAAACGCCCGAGCACTTCCAGTTCGTCATCAAAGCCTACCGCGGCATGACACACAAACGGGAAGATAACGAACAGCATTTTCACGATTTTAAGGAAGCGTTGAAGCCATTAATCGAGGTTGACAAGCTGGGATGCGTGCTGGCTCAGTTCCCTACCAGCTTCCGGAACCGGGATGAGAACCGGGATTATTTGAAGGAATTCAAGGAATTGATGGGCGACATTCCGATCGTGGTCGAGTTCCGGCATGAAGAATGGATCGACGAACGGATTTTCGATCTGTTGGAGGAAGAGCAATTGGGTTATGTGTGCGTGGACGAGCCGCAGTTCAAAACGCTTGTTCCGCCGATTATTCGAGCCACCGGCCCAATCGGGTATATCCGGTTCCACGGACGGAATTATAAAAAATGGTGGCATCACAAAGAGACGCATGAACGGTACGACTATTTGTACAACGAGAAAGAGCTTGAAGATTGGGTTCCGAATATTCGCAAGCTTGCCGAGCGGACGGAAAAGACATTCGTTAGCATGAACAATCATTACCGGGCACAGGCCGTCATCAACGGGCGGATGCTGCGCGAGATGCTGAAGGAGGAGGTCGTGCCCACATGATCGCCGGAACCGCCATACCGGAAGATTTGCACACAATCGGTAATCTGGACGCGTTGCATGCCGTCTGTGAGCGTGTCTTTGTGCCGGAGCCCGGAGAACGGCTTGTATTCGGCGAAGGACCGGAGCACGCCCGTCTCCTATTGCTCGGGGAGGCCCCCGGTGCCAATGAAGCTGAGACCGGCCGGCCATTTGTCGGCAACTCGGGAAGACTGCTGAATAAATATTTGCAGAAGGCGGATATTCTCCGGGAGAACGCCTATGTGACGAACGTCATCAAAGTAAGGCCGCCCGGTAACCGGAAGCCAAAAACCTCGGAAGTTACCGATGCGCTGCCGATTCTGCTGCTGGAAATCGAATTGATCGATCCGGCCATCATCGTATGTCTCGGGAGTATAGCGGTACAGGCGCTTGTCGATCGCAAAGCGAAAATTACGGAAATACGCGGAACGTGGGTGGAGAAAGACGGAATCCGGATCATGCCGACCTATCATCCGTCCGCCGTATTTCGCGATGAACAGAAAAGAGAGCTTCTGAAGCAGGATATCTTCTCCGCCGCAGAGGCCCTGAAAAAGCTTGAGCCATAACTGTCAGCAGCCGCTTATGGCTCCTTGGGATTTACTTGCGGCTCTGCTGCAGAATGCCCGTTATTCGAGTCATCACCCATCCTCCGCTTCCCATTCTTTATGGAATTGCTCCAAATAATCGACCATCACGCGATGCCGTTCTGTGGCCAGGGCTTTGCCGCTGTCCGTATTCATGAGGTCTTTCAACTTCAGCAGCTTCTCATGGAAATGATTGATGGCAGTGCCTGTATGGCTCCGGTACTCCTCTTCCGACCGGAACGCCGCTGGCGCCTCCTCCGGATCATGCATCCGATGGCCGGCCCAGCTGGCATAGGCGAACGCGCGCGCAATTCCGATCGCGCCCATCGCATCGAGCC
Proteins encoded in this region:
- a CDS encoding flippase-like domain-containing protein — encoded protein: MNSIKLRAQALLRNKRLMHFIKIVFPIAVIVFVIFQGKKELAHFSIKKSLHAIRLLSGDYFTGLIVAGGLAVSCMFFYDVLLLRSIRVPFRWGRVFRVSWIANTFNGIFGFGGIAGVGVRTILYRESVGEAGRLLLAIAWMAPSMISGLSILGILVMFGVFPAFSLLAVKGWLWITLIGVALFFPAYILFSQWKGRRHANAKITLGYTIVSFAEWLAAGSVAYLILYMLGSEVTYPEVIGVFTVSAIAGLISMVPGGFGTFDITYLIGLQAIGVADSTVFTALLLYRIVYYFIPFALGLIFAAFEFGGVAVKRFEDHPTIGSYIETGSIIWFIQRSLWNSLSAWSVVILMFMTSFFLTLYTLTVPQWERSAFLLPLIYGDHGDFYPLVNGIVLGASLLIMLMLKGLFERTIRAYIVTLLSLGLCTIMTFLLGTTIRHTLWLVGMLLVLVLLRSQFNRYRYPLTKATIIVTSILMTLFLLSYAFMGYLLGEIHLEPAYASSTLSYAEFTTTLLTGIATALLLYSMAYFAFERHQREPLGRAWIPEDDALLQGPNGWLYRRLPGKRVFNASTGKLPLPFLIRNRRAILYGCPPSRRHPEAMQLSLADLYEQADRYGLDIVFLQAGVEEMPMLHDFGNDFFKMGESARLEIPGTRISLPHAPHELLPLPLDGQRLRELTHVVQHQYEAVPPGYLASLRRLLSTEDPDLRLLLLHGEPDRCIGYAVYRIHPAGKAMIVEDIRTRFSVARPEHEEPLGQLRDLLLWQGQRHHCVRLVSGLIPLSHVETNRAPRLWSERAATAIFRRIRDLYPLSQQRALWEAFGPVVWEPQYIAFLKQRQLNWTIWRITRSLSQVRKGPSGIRK
- a CDS encoding tyrosine-type recombinase/integrase, with the protein product MNLTRHELTALYEEPLEGFRLWMANAGYTEYTQRNYIGDVRQFLRTLNGKPVEEVTKMQVLAFFAQVKASGVSDATRNRKHCALTSFYRALNELEWTSVNPALGVKKSKTEMNRAPVYLEPEQLQTVLTHAGGKYYNRNLAILMLMAYAGLRVGEVHRLNVGDYHPERHTLEVLGKGRKWRTVPLPAAVAEQLQLAMEERLSPWRAGEEALFISQKGRRLSIRNIQYIAEQAFEGLAAEEGVITPGRGRSYSCHKLRHSFATLLLRSGADIRTVQDMLGHASIQTTTVYTHVSDKQKQEAVERLLPYIRMKGTEIEHDGNNG
- a CDS encoding superoxide dismutase family protein — encoded protein: MKKIAFVCMLGSALIISACSFQAAAADDNSPAADVKIINTKGEQIGMAKLMQIGDKVQVTIKAHKLPPGLHGFHFHSAGRCDPPDFKTAEAHFNPHDKQHGFDNPKGFHAGDLPNLDVDADGKVEVTMSTTAVTLEKGKPNSLIRPGGTALIIHTQPDDYVTDPTGNSGDRIACGAIN
- a CDS encoding phosphatase PAP2 family protein is translated as MRQKITWTQYRPLLWMLAIPVLNIFYGIQNRPGPQTYSLSTSWDEHIPFVPEFIVPYIVWYPFIVLTMIFLFRRRPSVYYRTLLALCLGLVICYMIYFFFQTTVARPDIEGSGLFDTLVRIIYWTDMPYNCFPSIHVLTSCLMHRSSFVFRARTRHFIRFTAAAIILSTLFVKQHVIADLLAGWLVAVFTYWIAGGILASWANRKLLNKRRQEQA
- a CDS encoding class I SAM-dependent methyltransferase, with translation MIHEKQLFLQKFIHQPKQIGSIIPSSVLLARSMTAAIPWEQVRYAAELGAGTGAITARIQQVAAPSAKVFLFEQDQIMRDLLTSSYPDFLCYPSAEEILTVIRTHGVSHLDCILSGLPFFNFPQTVRDQILSQIEASLAPGGWFVAFQYSLQMKKQLAARFDIEDIKFVLLNLPPAFVYVCRTKGNLHEC
- a CDS encoding DedA family protein — encoded protein: MNADLLLHWIGQFGYAALFLALWLGIVGMPVPDEVIVMTGGAVSGMNILHPLPAFVLTYLGVVSGLSVGFMIGRGIGVPILERLRRRSRVERCLEVAEGLIRKYGSLAICLSYFLPVVRHVIPYLVGVNRMTFKRYALYAYSAGFIWTLLFFSMGWALGSRVEAVGELLYRYGLYAAALIIVAGGVYWVVKNAWTKRLNDPGG
- a CDS encoding DNA polymerase III subunit alpha: MGKLGTSFVHLHVHTEYSLMEATCRLEDLLQRAAAWNMDALAITDKGGINGMIPFCQLAEEYGIHPIIGCEMQVGESGDSLVLLAATNRGYEHIVAQLNGASFHPPACHGDIIALSGGSTGSIHRLLASGRADDAAKQALQYIQWFGSGNFFLEAQHHGLADDDAALARTVHLAQAMKIPLAATHDVHYLDPEDAPLLHLIRQRKTEPNPAAPDATGPYYLPSPHEMKAKFSHLPDAVANTVRIAERCRFQPERGNNRLPAFPVSQIWSADRPSCSHPDPEGTYSANPPRSADEALRQLCLDGLRHRFGSSGQTLDRPGGTHTLELELKRMDQELETITARGLANYFLIVWDIVRYARSRNIPVGPGRGSAAGSLVAYLLGITEVNPILHGLSFERFLSPDRADLPDIDIDVCQRRRHELLQYVKDKYGEERIAHLGVLNTFGARGAVRQAGTYLGLPKKQVDVLAKLLPSFSGRGGIRHSLDTLPELAKLPIGKEPFKSLFQLAERLEGLPHQHAAHPSGIILGDEQLARTVPLQRRPNGEPMTPFTKEDIKAMGLLKIDLLGLRNLTIIHDTLASIRERTGKLIDLSVTPLDDPDTFHAVGSGNTLGCFQLESMGIRRLLRRMQPCSIGHLADLLALYRPGAWNEGIVDTYLRRHRGEEDYKLLLPVLEPILAPTYGLILYQEQVMAIAQAVTGCSMGEADSLRRALSAKSVEALSRHQERFLQGAAAQGVADKQALAVFDFLVRFSGYSFNKAHSVSYAYLAYWTVYLKTHFPKDYMASLLSMEGGYYDKKVYLREISKMGLSLLGPDMNRSGLGFHAEEEGIRCGLDAVHGSGPESVIALLRCRLRSGEFRTFPEWLERMQASRIKRPVLEAWIAAGACDCFGLHRKEMIAYVHELTQAASIGASAAAIPDFTETEKRKMEKALLGFSLQPSSSRKWNDFVQRFNIVPIRALSECSDNARVRICGTVIHSRRYPTHSGEYVLTLVLQDDTDMIEVVLYPATYKSFLYELNPKGILLEGDVRKQNGQARVVADKIKALGG
- a CDS encoding DUF72 domain-containing protein produces the protein MLLIGTAGYSYEDWNGVYYPEGLDKKERLSFYAQEFPFTEVNSSFYAMPNRFMLYHMREKTPEHFQFVIKAYRGMTHKREDNEQHFHDFKEALKPLIEVDKLGCVLAQFPTSFRNRDENRDYLKEFKELMGDIPIVVEFRHEEWIDERIFDLLEEEQLGYVCVDEPQFKTLVPPIIRATGPIGYIRFHGRNYKKWWHHKETHERYDYLYNEKELEDWVPNIRKLAERTEKTFVSMNNHYRAQAVINGRMLREMLKEEVVPT
- a CDS encoding uracil-DNA glycosylase, producing MIAGTAIPEDLHTIGNLDALHAVCERVFVPEPGERLVFGEGPEHARLLLLGEAPGANEAETGRPFVGNSGRLLNKYLQKADILRENAYVTNVIKVRPPGNRKPKTSEVTDALPILLLEIELIDPAIIVCLGSIAVQALVDRKAKITEIRGTWVEKDGIRIMPTYHPSAVFRDEQKRELLKQDIFSAAEALKKLEP